ACCGATACCATAGTTGCCCTTGCCACACCAAACGGTGTTGGTGCCATAGCCGTAGTTCGCCTTTCGGGGCCGGATGCCATTTCTATTGCCAATAGTGTTTTTAAGGGCAAGGATTTAACCAGGCAGGCATCGCATACCATTCATTTTGGGAGTATTGCTGATGGTGATTTGATTTTGGATGAGGTGCTGGTTTCGCTGTTTGTTGGTCCGCGGTCGTATACACGCGAAAACGTGGTGGAGATTTCCTGCCATGCCTCGGGGTATATTATCGAAAGCATTATTAAGCTGTTCATAAAAAAAGGGGCGCGATCTGCCAAACCGGGCGAATTTACATTGCGGGCATTCCTGAACGGCCAACTTGATTTGAGCCAGGCCGAGGCCGTTGCCGATTTAATAGCCTCTAATTCCAAAGCGTCGCAGCAGGTTGCTTTGCAACAGCTGCGCGGTGGTTTCAGCAGCCAGCTACAAGGTTTGAGGGAGCAATTGGTAAACTTTGCCTCGCTGATTGAACTGGAGCTTGATTTTGCCGAGGAGGATGTAGAATTTGCCAACCGCGACGAGCTAAAACACCTTATCCACGAGATAACCAAAGTTGTTGGCCGGTTAATAAACTCGTTCGAACTGGGTAACGCCATCAAAAACGGCGTAAACACCGTTATTGCGGGGCGGCCTAACGCAGGTAAATCAACCCTGTTAAACGCGCTGTTAAACGAAGAACGAGCTATAGTAAGCCATATTCCGGGTACAACGCGCGATACCATTGAAGAGGTGCTGAATATTCAGGGGATTAATTTCAGGCTGATAGATACCGCCGGCATCCGCGAAGCCACTGATGCTATTGAGCAGATAGGTGTGCAGCGTACGATGGAAAAAATAAGCCAGTCGGCCTTGCTGATTTACGTTTTTGATGCTGCGGAGATTACGATAGAAGAACTGAATAAAGATATTGAAAGCCTGCAAAAGCCCGGTGTAACCATGCTGGTGGTGGCCAATAAGGCTGATTTGCTTAACCCCGAACAATTAGCCGCTTTGCCGCATACCGATAGGGCGATCATTATCTCGGCCAAACAGAAACGCCACATTGATGAGCTGAAGCACAAGATCTATTCATCGGCCGTGAAAGACCAGCTTAGCGGCGATGAAACCCTGGTAACCAACATCCGCCACCTGGAGGCCTTGCAGAAAACAGAGGAGGCTTTGGTGAGGGTATTGGGGGGAATTGATGGTAGTATTACTTCCGATTTTTTATCGATGGATATTAAACAGGCCTTGCATTATTTGGGTGAGATAGTTGGGGTGGTTACTACGGACGATTTGCTGGAGAATATATTTAGTAAGTTTTGTATCGGCAAATAACACATATTTAAGCCCACAAAACATCACCCAATAAAACATACTAAACCGCTTTAAACCAATGTTTAAAGCGGTTTTTTCTTTGTGTTGTTATTCGTTTCTTTCGTTTTGATTTGTTTATTTTTGTACCTCAGTTGTACCCCGGCTGAGATTTTGTACCTCGCCATATTTTAAAGGGGAAATAACTTGGCTTATTTAAACTTATTTAATCTTAAATAAGTTAATTTGTAATTATAAATATTAAAGAAGATGTCTTCAAATATCAAGGTTCAACGGGTTTGCCAATATTGCGGGAAGGACTTTGAAGCCAGAACCACGGTTACTAAATTCTGCTCCACTGATTGCGCAAGACGTGGTTATAAGGAGCGGATCAGAAAAGGGAAGATCGCCAAAAGTGAAGAAGAGATGAAAGTGGTTAAAAGTAAACCGCTAAATGAAATTCAGGCTAAATCCTACCTCACCGTGGGCGATGTCGCCACTTTGCTGCAAAGCAGTGAGCAGGCGATTTATGACATGATCAATTCAGGAAGATTAGCGGCAACTAACCTGGGCATCAGAAAAACCCGGATACTTCGTGCAGATATCGACAAACTGTTCAATCCGCCAAAGATGAAGCCCATGATACAGGATGTTCCGGTAAAGCCACTTCGGATCAGCGATTGTTATACCATCGCTGAGGCTGAATACGTAAGCGGTATGTCGAGCAAAGCTTTTTACGAACTTATTAAAAAACATAATGTCCGTAAAATGAAGCAGGGCAAGTTCGTCTATGTGCCCAAAAAGGAAATTCATAAACTATTTAATAAATGAAGTTATGAGTGTGACATTGAGGAAAAAAACAATTGGGAAAGGAAGGAAATCACTATATCTTGATTTCTACCCGGCCATCCCACACCCTGACACCAGGCAATTCACCCGAAGGGAGTTTCTGGGGCTTTATATTTTTGCGAAACCGCAGACAGAACTGGAGCAAACGCATAATAAAGAAACCATGTTGCTTGCTGAAAATATTTGCGCAAAACGAACACTGGAAATTCAAAACGCCTCCTATGGCTTTCTTGCGAAAGCACAGCGGCAAAGTAAGTTTCTTGATTATTTTAAAAAAGTAGCCGCAAAGAAGTCAGGTACGAATGCTTGGGGCTGGGAGATGGGATGGCGTTATTTTGAAGGATATGCGGGCAAGCATATCCGCTTCTGCGATCTGACTGAAGCTTACTGTGAGGAATACAGGGACTATATTTTGTCGGGCCCGTCGGTTGGACGTCATGGAAGAGGTATCTCTTTAAATACGGCGGTCGCTTATTTTGCAAAATTCAGATCTATGCTTAAAGCAGCATACAAAGAAAAGCTGATCACCGAGGATCTTTACGCTCAGGTGAAGCCGATCAAAGAGCGCGAGGTATTCCGGGAATTTTTAACGCTTGAAGAATTGCAGCAACTAGCCGCGACACCAAATGATGATGATCTGATGGCAAGAGCCTCGCTTTTTTCCGCTATGACTGGGTTGCGTTATTCGGATATCGAGACTTTGTTATGGTCGGAAGTTAGAGGCTATGAGGACAATTATTATATACAGTTCAGGCAGGAGAAGACAGAGGGAGCCGAGACGCTTCCGATTTCCAATGAAGCGCACAGTCAGTTGGGGGTAAGAGCCGAATCTGACAGCCGGGTTTTCAGAGGGATCAGGTATTCACGGCTTAAGCCTTTTCTTACATTATGGCTGACAGGTGCGGGAATACAGAAAACGAACTTTACTTTCCATTGCTTGAGGCATACCTTTGCCACTTTGCAACTAATTATGGGGACCGATATTCATACGGTGATGCGGATGCTGGGACAGAAAAGCCTGAAAAGTACACAACGCTAC
The sequence above is a segment of the Mucilaginibacter celer genome. Coding sequences within it:
- the mnmE gene encoding tRNA uridine-5-carboxymethylaminomethyl(34) synthesis GTPase MnmE, which codes for MTDTTDTIVALATPNGVGAIAVVRLSGPDAISIANSVFKGKDLTRQASHTIHFGSIADGDLILDEVLVSLFVGPRSYTRENVVEISCHASGYIIESIIKLFIKKGARSAKPGEFTLRAFLNGQLDLSQAEAVADLIASNSKASQQVALQQLRGGFSSQLQGLREQLVNFASLIELELDFAEEDVEFANRDELKHLIHEITKVVGRLINSFELGNAIKNGVNTVIAGRPNAGKSTLLNALLNEERAIVSHIPGTTRDTIEEVLNIQGINFRLIDTAGIREATDAIEQIGVQRTMEKISQSALLIYVFDAAEITIEELNKDIESLQKPGVTMLVVANKADLLNPEQLAALPHTDRAIIISAKQKRHIDELKHKIYSSAVKDQLSGDETLVTNIRHLEALQKTEEALVRVLGGIDGSITSDFLSMDIKQALHYLGEIVGVVTTDDLLENIFSKFCIGK
- a CDS encoding tyrosine-type recombinase/integrase, which gives rise to MSVTLRKKTIGKGRKSLYLDFYPAIPHPDTRQFTRREFLGLYIFAKPQTELEQTHNKETMLLAENICAKRTLEIQNASYGFLAKAQRQSKFLDYFKKVAAKKSGTNAWGWEMGWRYFEGYAGKHIRFCDLTEAYCEEYRDYILSGPSVGRHGRGISLNTAVAYFAKFRSMLKAAYKEKLITEDLYAQVKPIKEREVFREFLTLEELQQLAATPNDDDLMARASLFSAMTGLRYSDIETLLWSEVRGYEDNYYIQFRQEKTEGAETLPISNEAHSQLGVRAESDSRVFRGIRYSRLKPFLTLWLTGAGIQKTNFTFHCLRHTFATLQLIMGTDIHTVMRMLGQKSLKSTQRYLHLIDKVKKEASGKISLSNKTLSEVNIIDLLMKELKEINQKLASVSS
- a CDS encoding helix-turn-helix domain-containing protein — its product is MSSNIKVQRVCQYCGKDFEARTTVTKFCSTDCARRGYKERIRKGKIAKSEEEMKVVKSKPLNEIQAKSYLTVGDVATLLQSSEQAIYDMINSGRLAATNLGIRKTRILRADIDKLFNPPKMKPMIQDVPVKPLRISDCYTIAEAEYVSGMSSKAFYELIKKHNVRKMKQGKFVYVPKKEIHKLFNK